In one window of Haloimpatiens sp. FM7315 DNA:
- a CDS encoding DUF3048 C-terminal domain-containing protein translates to MKKTYILNGIITFLSIILCILIASICYNLIHLNKFSNIKISPYTGEIIKNKTPIKNSVEVIFKINEDNYTLDGLSSANIIIEYINSSNKPLYRAIYYDKKPELKNKVSILSDEKNSFSMPKFNFIDLPDISEEYIKEVNNIFISFNDYHCSNFIYKDGQYYHYKSSHEDLDKSSNKPLCVSNVIVQFKDNTNGSNLYGNGLLFCGGKVIDIKWHSNEGIPIKITDKNGKDISLVRGNTWWVILDNYGNIAYN, encoded by the coding sequence ATGAAAAAAACCTATATATTAAATGGTATAATTACTTTTCTATCCATTATTTTGTGTATTTTAATAGCTTCAATCTGCTACAACTTAATACATTTAAATAAATTCTCTAACATAAAAATTTCTCCCTATACTGGAGAAATAATAAAGAATAAAACACCAATTAAAAATTCTGTTGAAGTAATTTTTAAAATTAATGAAGATAATTATACACTGGATGGTTTAAGTAGTGCCAATATTATAATAGAATATATAAATTCCTCTAATAAGCCATTATACAGAGCCATATACTACGATAAAAAGCCAGAATTAAAAAATAAAGTTTCCATACTTAGTGATGAAAAGAATAGCTTCTCTATGCCAAAGTTTAATTTTATAGACTTACCAGATATTTCTGAAGAGTATATAAAAGAAGTAAATAATATATTTATATCATTTAATGATTATCATTGCTCTAATTTTATCTATAAAGACGGGCAATACTATCACTACAAATCCTCCCATGAAGATCTTGATAAAAGTTCCAATAAACCCTTATGTGTTTCAAATGTAATTGTTCAGTTTAAGGATAATACAAATGGCTCTAATTTATATGGAAATGGACTTCTATTCTGTGGTGGAAAAGTTATAGACATAAAATGGCATAGTAATGAAGGCATACCTATAAAAATAACTGATAAAAACGGGAAAGACATATCCCTTGTGAGAGGAAACACTTGGTGGGTTATCCTGGATAATTACGGAAACATTGCCTATAATTAA
- a CDS encoding GntR family transcriptional regulator yields MDSIKKGLLKVGHKMPTERELAQQLKVSRNTVSSAYNELEQEGVLKSYQGKGTFVAEEAISWKDQNIKSRIVKFVDLGLEEAMEIGMDTDSFLEIVTQRVKQKKS; encoded by the coding sequence ATGGACTCTATAAAAAAAGGCCTCCTAAAAGTTGGACATAAAATGCCTACGGAAAGAGAACTTGCGCAGCAGTTAAAGGTAAGCAGAAATACTGTAAGTTCAGCTTATAATGAATTGGAACAAGAAGGAGTATTAAAATCCTATCAAGGTAAAGGCACATTTGTAGCAGAAGAGGCCATATCTTGGAAAGATCAAAATATAAAATCCCGAATAGTTAAGTTTGTTGATTTAGGTTTAGAAGAAGCAATGGAAATAGGAATGGATACAGATAGCTTTTTAGAGATAGTAACTCAAAGAGTAAAACAAAAAAAGAGTTGA
- the glmS gene encoding methylaspartate mutase subunit S codes for MEKKTIVIGVIGSDCHAVGNKIIDYALTESGFNVVNVGVLSPQEDFINAAVETSADAILVSSLYGHGEIDCRGLREKCDEVGLKDIKLYVGGNIVVGKQDWNEVEKRFKAMGFDRVYSPGTDIEITISDIKKDFNII; via the coding sequence ATGGAAAAGAAAACGATTGTAATAGGTGTAATTGGCTCTGATTGCCATGCAGTTGGAAATAAAATAATAGATTACGCTTTGACAGAATCAGGTTTTAATGTTGTAAATGTTGGGGTATTATCACCACAGGAAGACTTCATAAACGCAGCAGTAGAAACAAGTGCTGATGCTATTCTAGTTTCATCACTTTATGGCCATGGTGAAATTGACTGTAGAGGTTTAAGAGAAAAATGTGATGAAGTTGGTTTAAAAGATATTAAGTTATATGTGGGTGGAAATATTGTTGTTGGAAAACAAGACTGGAATGAAGTAGAAAAAAGATTTAAGGCTATGGGATTTGACAGAGTCTATTCTCCAGGCACAGATATTGAAATAACAATATCTGATATAAAGAAGGACTTTAATATTATATAA
- the glmL gene encoding methylaspartate mutase accessory protein GlmL, with protein MKAYMLIDFGSTYTKLTAVDIENEEILATAKDITTIEDNIMTGFNKAYGKLKDELKGKEVDFVKKLACSSAAGGLKMVAVGLVPDLTAEAAKRAALGAGARVLKVYSYELTSREIKEIKDSNLDIILLAGGTDGGNKDCIIHNAKMIAESGIRLPIVVAGNKVATDEIEDIFKNTSIYYRVTENVMPRLNVLNVEPAREEIRKIFMDRIVEAKGMSHAEDYINGILMPTPAAVLKAARALSEGTDEEEGIGDLIVVDIGGATTDIHSIAEGAPTKSGVTLKGLEEPIAKRTVEGDLGMRYSAVSLWEASGTRKLRGYLKDKERKIDVEGNCKKRADNIKMIPLSEEDIKFDEAMGKVATELAMERHAGTVESVYTPMGVIFTQTGKDLMEIKYMIGTGGVLIHSKNPGEILNAGTFSMENPQSLKPKKPKFLIDKTYILSSMGLLAQELPDMSVRIMKKYLVEV; from the coding sequence GTGAAAGCATATATGCTTATTGACTTTGGCAGTACCTATACAAAATTGACGGCAGTAGATATAGAAAATGAAGAAATATTAGCTACAGCAAAAGATATTACCACTATTGAAGATAATATAATGACAGGATTTAATAAGGCTTACGGCAAATTAAAAGATGAACTAAAGGGAAAAGAAGTAGATTTCGTTAAGAAACTTGCCTGTTCTTCAGCAGCTGGTGGATTAAAAATGGTGGCGGTTGGTTTAGTTCCAGATTTAACAGCAGAAGCTGCTAAAAGAGCAGCTCTTGGAGCTGGAGCAAGGGTACTTAAAGTTTATAGCTATGAATTAACATCAAGAGAAATAAAGGAAATTAAGGATTCAAATTTAGATATAATTCTTTTAGCTGGTGGAACTGATGGCGGCAATAAAGATTGTATAATACACAATGCAAAGATGATTGCAGAAAGTGGAATTAGGCTTCCAATAGTTGTAGCTGGTAATAAAGTAGCTACAGATGAAATTGAAGACATATTTAAGAATACTTCTATATATTACAGGGTAACTGAAAATGTAATGCCAAGGTTAAATGTATTAAATGTTGAACCAGCAAGAGAAGAAATTAGAAAGATATTTATGGATAGAATAGTTGAGGCAAAGGGCATGAGCCATGCTGAAGATTATATAAACGGAATACTAATGCCAACACCAGCTGCAGTACTTAAAGCGGCTAGGGCATTGAGTGAAGGTACTGATGAAGAAGAGGGCATAGGTGATTTAATAGTTGTTGATATTGGAGGCGCTACTACAGATATACACTCAATTGCAGAGGGTGCACCTACAAAATCAGGAGTTACCTTAAAAGGACTTGAAGAGCCAATAGCTAAAAGAACCGTTGAGGGTGATCTTGGAATGAGATATTCAGCAGTTTCTCTTTGGGAGGCTTCGGGAACTAGAAAGTTAAGGGGATACTTAAAAGACAAGGAAAGAAAAATAGATGTAGAGGGCAATTGCAAAAAAAGAGCAGATAATATTAAAATGATACCTTTAAGTGAAGAAGACATAAAATTTGATGAAGCTATGGGTAAAGTTGCAACTGAGCTAGCTATGGAAAGACATGCAGGTACAGTTGAAAGTGTATATACACCTATGGGAGTTATATTTACACAAACAGGTAAGGACTTAATGGAAATAAAATATATGATAGGAACTGGTGGAGTTTTAATTCACAGTAAAAATCCAGGGGAAATATTAAATGCAGGTACATTCAGTATGGAAAATCCACAGTCATTAAAACCTAAAAAGCCTAAATTTCTCATAGACAAGACTTACATATTATCATCCATGGGACTTTTAGCTCAGGAACTTCCAGATATGTCTGTAAGAATAATGAAAAAATACTTAGTAGAAGTTTAA
- a CDS encoding methylaspartate mutase subunit E, translating into MNIKNKKWSEDEFFSMRKEILNQWPTGKEVDLKEAVDYLKKVPEHKNFSLKLKKAKEEGITLAQPRAGVALIHEHIELLTHLQDKGGADLLPSTIDSYTRQNRYDECEVGIQESRKAGRSLLNGFPGVNHGVHGCRKVYEAVNLPLEARHGTPDARLLSEIIHAGGWTSNEGGGISYNVPYAKNVPIDRSIRDWQYCDRLVGFYAEQGIIINREPFGPLTGTLVPPSTSNTVAIIEGLLAAEQGVKNITVGYGQCGNIVQDVAAIRALESQMEEYLKEYGYHDVYVTTVFHQWMGGFPQDEAKAFGVISTGSAAAALAGATKVIVKTPHEAIGVPTKEANAQGIRATKMTLNLLRGQRLPRSKELIDEIALIKAETKCMMDKTFELGNGDLAVGAVKAFEVGVIDIPFAPSKYNAGKMMPARDNNGAVRYLSLGNLPFTEDIKEINMRKLEERAKFEGRPVSFKMTVDDIFAVSRGVLVGRPQK; encoded by the coding sequence ATGAATATAAAAAATAAAAAGTGGTCAGAAGACGAATTTTTTAGTATGAGAAAAGAAATATTAAATCAATGGCCAACAGGTAAAGAAGTTGATCTTAAGGAAGCGGTAGATTATTTAAAGAAGGTCCCAGAACATAAAAACTTTTCTTTAAAACTAAAAAAAGCAAAGGAAGAGGGAATAACACTAGCACAGCCAAGGGCAGGAGTTGCTTTAATTCATGAGCATATAGAACTTCTAACTCATCTTCAAGATAAAGGTGGAGCAGATTTACTTCCTTCTACAATAGATAGTTATACAAGGCAAAATAGATACGATGAGTGTGAGGTTGGTATACAGGAAAGTAGAAAAGCTGGAAGATCACTACTTAATGGTTTTCCAGGAGTAAACCACGGGGTTCACGGATGTAGAAAGGTTTATGAAGCAGTAAATTTACCACTAGAGGCAAGACATGGTACACCAGATGCAAGACTTCTTTCAGAGATAATACATGCTGGTGGATGGACATCTAATGAAGGTGGCGGAATATCTTATAATGTTCCTTATGCAAAAAATGTACCTATAGATAGATCTATAAGGGACTGGCAGTACTGCGATAGATTAGTTGGATTTTATGCAGAGCAAGGAATAATAATAAACAGAGAACCTTTTGGACCTTTAACAGGAACTTTGGTACCACCAAGTACTTCAAATACAGTTGCTATAATCGAAGGATTGCTTGCAGCTGAGCAAGGGGTTAAAAACATAACAGTAGGATACGGACAATGTGGTAATATAGTTCAGGATGTAGCGGCTATAAGAGCTCTAGAGTCACAAATGGAAGAATACTTAAAAGAATATGGATATCACGATGTATATGTTACAACAGTTTTCCATCAATGGATGGGTGGATTCCCACAAGATGAAGCAAAAGCCTTTGGAGTAATATCAACAGGTTCTGCTGCAGCGGCACTTGCAGGAGCTACAAAAGTAATCGTTAAAACTCCACATGAAGCTATAGGAGTTCCAACAAAAGAGGCTAATGCTCAGGGAATAAGAGCAACAAAAATGACATTAAACTTATTAAGAGGTCAAAGACTTCCAAGGTCAAAAGAGCTTATAGATGAAATAGCTCTTATAAAAGCAGAAACTAAATGCATGATGGATAAGACCTTTGAACTAGGTAATGGAGATTTAGCAGTTGGTGCTGTTAAAGCTTTTGAAGTTGGAGTTATAGACATTCCATTTGCTCCAAGTAAATATAATGCAGGTAAAATGATGCCAGCTAGAGATAACAACGGTGCAGTAAGATATCTAAGTTTAGGAAATCTACCATTTACAGAAGATATAAAAGAAATAAATATGAGAAAATTAGAAGAAAGAGCTAAATTTGAGGGAAGACCAGTAAGCTTTAAAATGACTGTAGATGATATATTTGCAGTTAGTAGGGGAGTTCTTGTTGGAAGACCACAAAAATAA
- a CDS encoding methylaspartate ammonia-lyase codes for MKIVDVVCSEGKTGFYFDDQRAIKKGAKHDGFTYVGEPVTEGFSAIRQAGESISVMFILEDGEVAHGDCAAVQYSGAGGRDPLFLAKDFIPVINKEIAPKLIGRELNSFKELAEEFDKMQVNGKRLHTAIRYGITQALLDAVAKSRKVTMAEVVRDEYKTGVDIKRIPIFTQSGDDRYDNSDKMIIKGAEVMPHALINNVEEKLGKDGSKLLEYVKWLSNRVKELRTCECYSPVFHIDVYGTIGAAFDYDTDKMANYLEKLGEAAKPFKLRIEGPMDVEDRQKQMEALRDLTSEIDKRGINVELVADEWCNTYDDVKFFADNKAGHMLQIKTPDLGGVNNIIDSILYCKKKGIGAYCGGTCNETNRSAEVTTNIAIACGADQCLAKPGMGVDEGYMIVNNEMNRVVALVNRRK; via the coding sequence ATGAAAATTGTAGATGTAGTATGTTCTGAGGGTAAAACAGGGTTTTATTTTGACGATCAAAGAGCAATAAAAAAAGGTGCAAAACATGATGGTTTTACATATGTTGGAGAACCAGTTACAGAAGGTTTTAGTGCAATAAGACAAGCTGGTGAATCTATATCAGTAATGTTCATACTAGAAGACGGCGAGGTAGCTCATGGAGATTGTGCGGCTGTTCAATATTCAGGAGCAGGCGGAAGAGACCCATTATTCTTAGCTAAAGATTTTATTCCTGTTATAAATAAAGAAATAGCACCAAAATTAATAGGAAGAGAATTAAACAGTTTTAAAGAATTAGCAGAAGAATTTGATAAAATGCAGGTTAATGGAAAAAGACTTCACACAGCTATAAGATACGGAATAACTCAAGCTTTACTTGATGCTGTTGCAAAATCTAGAAAAGTAACTATGGCAGAAGTTGTTAGAGATGAATATAAAACTGGAGTTGACATAAAGAGAATTCCTATATTCACTCAATCTGGTGATGACAGATATGACAACTCAGATAAGATGATAATAAAAGGTGCAGAGGTTATGCCTCATGCTTTAATTAATAACGTAGAAGAAAAACTTGGAAAAGACGGATCAAAACTTTTAGAATATGTTAAATGGTTAAGTAACAGGGTTAAAGAGCTAAGAACTTGTGAATGTTACTCACCAGTATTTCATATAGATGTTTACGGAACAATTGGAGCTGCTTTTGACTATGATACAGATAAAATGGCTAATTATTTAGAAAAATTAGGAGAAGCTGCAAAACCATTTAAACTAAGAATAGAAGGACCTATGGACGTAGAAGATAGACAAAAACAAATGGAAGCTTTAAGAGATTTAACTTCTGAAATAGACAAGAGAGGAATTAATGTAGAATTAGTTGCAGATGAATGGTGTAATACTTATGATGATGTTAAATTCTTTGCAGACAATAAAGCAGGACATATGCTTCAAATAAAAACTCCAGATTTAGGCGGAGTAAACAATATAATTGATTCAATCCTATATTGCAAGAAAAAAGGAATAGGAGCATATTGTGGAGGAACTTGTAACGAAACTAATAGATCAGCAGAAGTTACAACTAACATAGCAATTGCTTGTGGAGCAGATCAATGTCTTGCAAAACCAGGTATGGGTGTTGACGAAGGATATATGATAGTTAACAATGAAATGAACAGAGTAGTAGCACTTGTAAATAGAAGAAAATAA
- a CDS encoding fumarate hydratase, giving the protein MREINVNTITENITKMCIDANYYLNDDIKNSIKEAKKKEDWDIAKGILDKIIVNSEIARDEKMPMCQDTGMACIFVEIGQEVHIVGGSLEEAINKGVAEGYISGYLRKSVVKDPLDRVNTKNNTPAIIYYNIVPGDKLKITVAPKGFGSENMSQIKMLKPADGIEGVKEFILKVVKDAGPNPCPPIVVGVGIGGTFDRAANLAKRALIRPISEKNSNKFYADLEEELLDKINKLGIGPQGFGGRTTALAVNIETFATHIAGLPVAVNINCHATRHAEIEL; this is encoded by the coding sequence ATGAGAGAAATAAATGTAAATACAATTACAGAAAATATAACTAAAATGTGTATAGATGCAAATTATTATTTAAACGATGATATAAAAAACAGTATAAAAGAAGCTAAAAAGAAAGAAGATTGGGATATAGCAAAGGGGATACTAGATAAGATAATAGTAAATTCTGAAATAGCTAGGGATGAAAAAATGCCAATGTGCCAAGATACAGGTATGGCTTGCATATTTGTAGAAATAGGACAAGAAGTGCATATAGTTGGAGGAAGTTTGGAGGAAGCAATTAATAAAGGAGTTGCTGAAGGTTACATAAGTGGATATTTAAGAAAATCTGTAGTTAAAGATCCTTTAGATAGAGTTAATACTAAAAACAATACTCCAGCAATAATATACTACAATATAGTTCCTGGTGATAAACTTAAAATAACTGTAGCTCCAAAGGGTTTTGGTTCTGAAAATATGAGCCAAATTAAAATGCTAAAACCAGCAGATGGTATAGAAGGAGTAAAAGAATTTATATTAAAAGTAGTTAAAGATGCAGGTCCTAACCCATGTCCTCCAATAGTTGTAGGAGTAGGAATAGGTGGAACTTTTGATAGAGCTGCAAACCTTGCAAAAAGAGCATTAATAAGACCAATATCAGAAAAGAATAGCAATAAATTCTATGCAGATTTAGAAGAAGAATTGTTAGATAAAATCAATAAATTAGGAATAGGACCACAAGGTTTTGGTGGAAGAACTACTGCACTAGCTGTAAATATTGAAACTTTTGCAACTCACATAGCAGGGCTTCCAGTAGCTGTTAATATAAACTGCCACGCTACAAGACATGCTGAAATAGAACTTTAA
- a CDS encoding Fe-S-containing hydro-lyase — protein MEKRISTPLTEEKVKNLKTGDSVLISGTIYTARDAAHARLVKLIEDGKELPMDIKDGIIYYVGPSPAKPGKALGSAGPTTSYRMDPYAPVLLDNGLKGMIGKGLRSTEVIDAIIRNHGVYFAAIGGAAALIGQCVKEAELIAYEDLGAEAVRRLEVKDLPVVVVIDSEGNNLYESGQKEYLDSLKK, from the coding sequence ATGGAAAAAAGAATAAGCACTCCTTTAACAGAGGAAAAAGTAAAAAATTTAAAAACAGGTGATTCAGTTTTAATATCTGGAACAATTTATACTGCAAGAGATGCAGCTCATGCAAGACTTGTAAAGCTAATTGAGGATGGAAAAGAACTTCCTATGGATATAAAAGATGGAATAATATATTATGTAGGACCATCACCTGCAAAACCAGGCAAAGCTTTGGGTTCAGCAGGACCAACTACAAGTTATAGAATGGACCCATATGCACCAGTTCTTTTAGATAATGGGCTAAAAGGAATGATTGGAAAGGGATTAAGGTCTACTGAGGTTATTGATGCTATAATTAGAAATCATGGAGTGTATTTTGCAGCCATAGGTGGAGCTGCAGCACTTATAGGACAATGCGTTAAAGAAGCAGAACTTATTGCCTATGAAGATTTAGGAGCTGAGGCTGTAAGAAGACTTGAGGTTAAGGATTTGCCAGTAGTTGTGGTTATAGATAGTGAAGGAAACAATTTATATGAAAGTGGACAAAAGGAATATTTAGATTCATTAAAGAAATAG
- the citD gene encoding citrate lyase acyl carrier protein, translating to MKIEKVAKAGTLESNDVMITVMPNDKGIEVDIDSIVIKQFGEEIRKTIIDALKELGVTKIKIKAEDKGALDYTIRSRVETAVKRASALN from the coding sequence ATGAAAATAGAAAAGGTAGCAAAAGCAGGTACTTTAGAATCAAATGATGTTATGATAACCGTAATGCCAAATGATAAAGGCATAGAAGTTGACATTGATAGTATAGTAATTAAACAATTTGGAGAAGAAATAAGAAAAACTATAATTGATGCCCTAAAGGAATTAGGAGTAACAAAAATAAAGATAAAAGCAGAAGATAAGGGAGCTCTAGATTACACTATAAGGTCAAGAGTTGAAACAGCAGTTAAAAGGGCGAGTGCATTAAATTAA
- a CDS encoding CoA ester lyase, which produces MKRLRRTMLFMPGNNPGMLQSAGILGADSIILDLEDAVSLTEKDSARILVREAIKNVDYGEVEVVVRVNPLDTSFGPLDLDAIARVKPDVIMVPKATEEQIKEVDLKLSEIEKEEGFEKESIKLFALIETAFGLETVYDVIKASKRVEGVLLGGEDLTSDFGVKRTKKGDEILYARNKVATACRAMKVDAIDTPFTDTNDYEGLELDTMKAKSLGMTGKSSINPRQIDTIHSVFAPTEDEIKHAIRVLEAKKEAESEGKGVFSLDGKMVDAPVINRANTTYELAKNLGLV; this is translated from the coding sequence ATGAAAAGATTGAGAAGAACTATGTTATTTATGCCAGGTAATAATCCAGGAATGCTTCAAAGTGCAGGGATTTTAGGTGCAGATTCTATAATACTAGATTTAGAGGATGCAGTTAGTTTAACTGAAAAAGATAGCGCAAGAATCCTTGTAAGAGAGGCAATTAAAAATGTGGACTATGGTGAGGTAGAAGTGGTAGTTAGGGTAAATCCTTTAGATACCAGCTTTGGCCCACTAGATTTAGATGCTATTGCAAGGGTTAAACCTGACGTAATAATGGTTCCAAAAGCTACTGAAGAGCAAATTAAAGAAGTAGATTTAAAGCTATCTGAAATAGAAAAAGAAGAGGGCTTTGAAAAGGAAAGTATAAAGTTATTTGCTTTAATTGAAACCGCTTTTGGTCTTGAAACTGTTTACGATGTTATAAAGGCCTCTAAAAGAGTAGAAGGGGTGCTTTTAGGAGGAGAAGATTTAACTTCAGATTTTGGAGTTAAGAGAACTAAAAAAGGTGATGAAATACTATATGCTAGAAATAAGGTAGCTACTGCCTGTAGAGCTATGAAGGTAGATGCTATAGATACTCCATTTACAGATACCAATGATTATGAAGGACTAGAACTTGACACTATGAAAGCTAAAAGTTTAGGAATGACAGGTAAGTCTTCTATAAATCCAAGACAAATAGATACAATTCATTCAGTTTTTGCACCTACAGAAGATGAGATTAAACACGCTATAAGGGTTTTAGAAGCTAAAAAAGAAGCTGAAAGTGAAGGCAAGGGTGTATTTTCATTAGATGGAAAAATGGTAGATGCACCAGTTATAAATAGAGCTAATACAACTTATGAGTTGGCTAAAAATCTAGGTCTTGTTTAA
- the citF gene encoding citrate lyase subunit alpha yields MKNVLGRIIPEKIQGYKEVKPFMGAFKEEGIKTIKSLKVKTVKPTDSKVLNSLEEALDKLEIKDGMTISFHHHLRNGDYVLNMVVDAIAKRGIKDITVAASSIFPAHAPLVEHIKSGVVTGIYANYMSGPVARAISLGLLKNTAVMHTHGGRARAIESGDLHIDVAFLGAPTADTYGNINGVEGKAACGSLGYAVPDAEYADKVVAITDNLVPYPACPIEISQEHVDYVVKVDSIGDPKGIVSGTTKITKDPVGLRIAKMASEVIKASGLVKDGFSFQTGAGGTSLAVAAELKEIMKKKGVVGSFAAGGVTGYIVDMLDEGLFRNIFDVQCFDLKAVESYKNNKNHQGMGASMYGNPHNKGCVANNLDVMILGATEIDTDFNVNVTTGSDGIIMGGSGGHSDTAAGAKLSIVVTNLIKARLPIIKDRVTTVTTPGESIDVIVTERGIAVNPNRKDLLEKLKKTNLKLMTIEELKIMAEKITGKPKPIEFTDEVVAVVEYRDGTVIDVVKKPIL; encoded by the coding sequence ATGAAAAATGTATTAGGTAGAATTATACCTGAAAAAATCCAAGGTTATAAGGAAGTTAAGCCTTTTATGGGGGCTTTTAAGGAAGAGGGAATAAAAACTATAAAATCCCTAAAGGTTAAAACAGTAAAGCCAACAGATTCAAAGGTTTTAAATAGTTTAGAGGAAGCTTTAGATAAATTAGAAATTAAAGACGGCATGACAATATCCTTTCATCATCATTTAAGAAACGGAGATTATGTTCTTAATATGGTAGTAGATGCTATAGCTAAAAGGGGAATTAAAGATATAACTGTTGCTGCAAGTTCAATATTCCCAGCTCATGCTCCTTTAGTTGAGCATATAAAATCTGGTGTAGTAACAGGAATTTATGCCAATTATATGTCAGGACCTGTAGCAAGGGCCATATCTCTTGGACTACTAAAAAACACAGCGGTTATGCACACTCATGGTGGAAGAGCTAGAGCTATTGAAAGTGGAGATTTACATATAGATGTAGCATTTTTAGGGGCTCCTACTGCGGACACTTATGGAAACATAAATGGAGTAGAAGGAAAAGCTGCTTGCGGTTCTTTAGGATATGCAGTGCCAGATGCAGAGTATGCAGATAAGGTTGTTGCTATAACTGATAATTTAGTTCCCTATCCAGCATGTCCTATAGAAATAAGTCAAGAGCATGTTGATTATGTAGTAAAAGTAGATAGTATAGGAGATCCTAAGGGAATAGTTTCAGGAACTACTAAAATAACTAAAGATCCTGTAGGGCTTAGAATTGCTAAAATGGCTTCAGAGGTTATAAAGGCCTCTGGGTTAGTTAAAGATGGATTTTCTTTTCAAACTGGTGCTGGTGGAACTTCTCTTGCAGTAGCGGCAGAATTAAAGGAAATAATGAAGAAAAAGGGAGTAGTAGGGAGCTTTGCAGCTGGTGGAGTTACTGGATATATTGTAGATATGCTAGATGAGGGATTATTTAGAAATATATTTGATGTACAGTGTTTTGATTTAAAAGCTGTAGAGTCTTATAAAAACAACAAAAATCATCAGGGAATGGGTGCATCTATGTACGGAAATCCTCATAACAAAGGCTGCGTTGCAAATAACTTAGATGTTATGATTTTAGGTGCTACAGAAATAGATACAGATTTTAATGTTAACGTTACTACAGGTTCTGATGGAATTATCATGGGAGGTTCTGGTGGACATAGTGATACAGCAGCAGGAGCAAAACTTTCCATTGTAGTTACAAATTTAATAAAAGCAAGACTTCCTATTATAAAAGATAGGGTAACTACAGTAACAACTCCAGGAGAAAGCATAGATGTAATAGTAACTGAAAGAGGTATTGCAGTAAATCCTAATAGAAAGGATTTACTTGAAAAATTGAAGAAAACTAACTTAAAGCTTATGACTATAGAAGAATTAAAAATCATGGCAGAAAAAATTACAGGGAAACCAAAGCCAATAGAATTTACAGATGAAGTAGTAGCTGTAGTTGAATATAGGGATGGCACTGTAATAGATGTAGTTAAAAAGCCTATTCTTTAA